The DNA region AAGTTTGATTCGTATATAAACTATCATGGTCTCCCCACCCCGTTACACCAATATAAATCAACCCCGTCACCTCCGACTGCTAATCATAGCATATCGTTATTTTGAATTGTATGCTAGTTGCACGTAAATACTATTTAGAAATGGTCGCAATTTCGGTCTCGCGGATATATCTTGTTTTTCGCGGATAAATGCTCACTTGCTCGTAACAAAATTTACATATTTGAAACAAACTCGAATTAACTAAATGAATTGGTGATTTATACGTCCAGCGCTTGATATTAGTGCTCTTCTTTTTTTTGGACTCTAATTGTAAACTCATTATTTAGTGCAAATGCACAATATAATTTGTTAGATTATCAATTGTTTGAGGATCATTATGGTACTAAAATGAAGGTGTAGTTAATGAAAGGGCTTTTATGAAAGCGTTCTTAGGTAATAGATTCAATAACAATTAGGAGGATTTAATATGGCAGCAGCATTAGATATTAGCTGGATTGGCGCCTTAAGTGGGCTTGCGTTGGCAATCATTTTAATTTTGTTTAGATTAGCACCAACTTATGCTTTGATTTTGGGAGCAATTGTTGGCGCCTTCATTGGCGGAGCTAACTTTGCAGATTCAGTTTCAATCTTGGTTACAGGAACACAAAGTGTTCAAGGAACGGTCATTCGTATTATCGCTGCAGGCGTTTTTGCGGGTGTAATGATGGAATCTGGAGCAGCGGAGACCATTGCGAAAGTAATTGTAGATAAACTCGGTGGAACAAAGGCGATGCTGTCACTGGCATTAGCGACCATGATTATCACAGCAGTGGGTGTATTTATTCCTGTTGCCGTACTTATTGTTGCACCAATTGCATTGTCTGTTGGAAACAAAATGGGGTATTCCAAAATTGCTATCCTGGTCGCTTTGTCAGGCGGCGGTAAAGCTGGTAACATTATTTCTCCAAACCCGAATACCATTGCAGCAGCGGGCGGTTTCGATCTCGACGTTAACCAAGTAATGATTGGCGGACTTGTCCCTGCAATTTTCGGAGTTATTGTAACCGTTATTATTGCATCAATAATTAAGTATAAAGGAACGAAAGTAACAGATGCGGAAGCAGCAGAATTAGAAAAGGCTAGCTCTTCTAATCTTCCAGTTTTGTCAAAAGCCCTAGTAACTCCTGTCATCGCGATTGTTCTATTGATGATTAGCCCTATTGGTTCAATGATAGGGGTTGATGCCCTTGCAAAACTGAAAATTGATTCCTTATTTATCCTGCCGTTTGCCGGTGTAGTAGGTTCCCTGGCGCTAGGCAAAAGAAAACAAATATTGGATTATTGTACAGCAGGTTTAAATAGAATGACTCCAACAATTTTGATCATTATTGGAGCAGGTGCTATTGGCGGATTGATTACAGCCTCAGACCTTCCTGAACAGGTTGTTGCCCTGGTAGAGACCTCAGGCATTTCTGGTACATTCCTTGCACCAATTGCAGGTATATTGATGGCAGCAGCAACAGCATCAACATCAACAGGTGTCATTTTGGCTACTGGTTCATTCTCAGATGCTATTTTGAATACAGGTGTAGCACCACTATCAGCTGCAGTTATGACGCATGCAGGTGCCACGGTAATCGATCATCTGCCACACGGAACTTACTTCCACGTTACACGTAATGCTATGAACATGACGATGAAAGACAGAATGAAGGTTGTCGGATATGAAAGTATTGTCGGTGTAACGATGACCATTGTAGCAATAATCTTGTTCGGATTTATTTTATAAAAGAATGGAGTGTAATTGATGGGGAAAATATTTTTATTGGCACCTGATTCCTTTAAAGAAAGCATGACGGCAAAAGAAGTTTGTGAAGCAATGGAAATCGGCATAAAAAGAGCGATGCCTGATGCTGAATGCATTCATGTACCAATGGCAGATGGCGGTGAAGGCACCGTCCAATCGTTGATAGATGCAACAGGTGGTACATTGATAAAAAAGGAAGTTACCGGACCACTTGGTAAACCGGTTATGGCACAATATGGAATTCTTGGAGATGGCAAGACAGGTGTTATTGAAATGGCCTCAGCCAGTGGAATTCATTATGTTACGAAAGAAACAAAAAATCCTTTAATTACAACTACCTTTGGAACAGGGGAATTAATTAGGGATTGTATAGAAAAAGGAATAACTGACATCATTCTGGGTATCGGCGGGAGCGCTACGAATGATGGCGGAACCGGCATGGCAGCAGCACTGGGATATAAATTCCTTGATAAAGATGGGAATGAGCTGCCACTCGGCGGTGGATATTTAGGTGAACTCGATACAATCGATACGTCTGATGTTAATCCACAATTAAAGAAAATAAACATTATAGTAGCATCGGATGTAACAAATCCATTGTGCGGTGAGCGCGGTGCTTCAGCTGTTTTCGGTCCGCAAAAGGGAGCAACTCCTGAAATGGTTCAAATTTTGGATAAAAATTTGAGGCACTACGGAAATATTGTAAAAGAGCAGATTGGAATTGACATGATAGATATACCTGGTGCTGGTGGTGCTGGCGGTCTTGGTGGTGGATTGCTTGCGTTTACTAATGCTACGATGAAAAAAGGAATTGAAATTGTTATCGAGTATACAAAATTAAAAGAAAAGCTTCATAATGTGGATTACTGTTTTACAGGAGAAGGCGGCATCGATTTCCAAACAAAATTTGGAAAGGCCCCGTTCGGAGTTGCCCAAGCAGCCAAAAGTGTTAACGGCGGCATTAAAGTAATTGCTCTGGCAGGTTATGTTGGTCAGGATGTTGAAACTCTATACGATGAAGGATTTGACGCCATTTTTGGTATCGTTCCAGGAGCTGCAGATCTTGAGAGCTTACTGGTAACAGGCAAGGAAAATGTTAGCCGCACATCTGAAAGCATTGCTCGTTTATTAAATTAAAAATAAAAAACAACACATCAGATATTGGTGTGTTGTTTTTTATTTCAGCCGATTAATCAGTATAAAGATAAGTTCCACGAGTTCGAATATATTTTTGGGATCTTTGCCGGTAATTTTAAAAATCCTATTTAATCTGTAGTTCAATGTATTTCTGTGGATAATAAGCTGGGTGACAGTTTGATTAGCGTTCAGGTTACAGCTGAGATAAACCTGCAAAGTTTTTATCAATTCATCATTTTTATCAAGAAAATGTGACTGGATTTCTGTTTTTGAATCTTTCCTTTGCAGTTCGGCCATATCAGCGATAAATTCACATCTCGAATAGGAAATGACTTTCTCATGGGGAAAGACCCCCTTCAATACTCGCATGGCTGATTTGGCCTGCAAGAATCCCTCAGAAATTTTATCATTCATTTTGCTAATGGAAATGAATGCATCTGGAAATTGGTTTTCAATCTGTTCTTGAAGTAATTTAATTTTATTTGCTTCCTGAACTACAAAACAATACGCATGGTTGGATATTTTAAAGGAAGTGAAATTATTAATGTTTTCCTTGTCAATATTATAAGGAAATCCCACATATACAATTTGGGAAGGATTATTGAGCATGATTCCATAAGCCAATGCCTGGTCAGTTAGTTCCTTCGTGTATGTTGTTTCTGGATCTGTAATTAAGTTAAAAAACTCCTGTTTTAAGTTTTTTTCAAGATTCTCCTTTTTCAATGAAACGCTTTGTTCGATTAATAAAATAACTGCAGACTTAACAAGGTTTGCAAATGGTCTTGTTTTCACAACCTCGCCGCTGATACCTACCACTCCGATAATTGCATCATTTAATTCGATTGGCAAGTTAATGCCCTTTTTTACGAACTCTTCATCCTTTCTAATTTCTATTATTTCCCTTTGTTCTATGGCAGCCACTGCCCCGTGGTGCAGTGTACCAATCCTTTCTTTATTTCCACTCCCGATAATAACGCCTGTTTTATCCATAATATTAATATTAAAAGGAATATCATTCATCATTTTATTAACAATGGTTTGAGCCTGATTATGTGTCAATTCATACATTCGTGTTGCTCCTTGATAATCAATTGTTTAAATATATGTATCACTTCATTTATTTTCATTATAACTTAGGGACTTAATTTATAAAAATTCCTCGCAATGGTTGTACCATCTATCTGTTCTAAAAATTCTCCCTTTCTAATAGCTATATATAAATAGTAATAGAAAACTAGAAAAGGAGCGGATGGTGGTTGAACACAGAAATTGATATTTTTCAGTTGGCTCAAGATTATGCAAATACTCGTCATAATGGGCAACTAACTATAATGAAGTTTTCAAGATATTGGAGAGCATGTTTTGGTACACCTTGTTCTGAAAACATACAAGAAGATATTTCAAAGATGGTAGAAGGTAACACGCTAGAGGCATGTCTGCTTAAATTACTTAAAGACCCAGTGAAGTTTTGATAAAGAGAGGGACAGCCCTTCTCTTTTTTTGCTTCTTCTATTCGCGGATTTATCAATTTCCAACAGAAAAATCCGCCTGCCAACGCGGCAAGCGGACCCAAAATATTAACCGATTGAGCCTTCCATCTCGAACTTGATCAGACGGTTCATTTCAACGGCGTACTCCATTGGTAATTCCTTCGTAAATGGCTCGATAAAGCCCATTACGATCATTTCTGTTGCTTCCTGTTGTGAAATCCCACGGCTCATCAAGTAGAAGAGCTGCTCTTCAGACACTTTTGACACCTTCGCTTCATGCTCAAGTGAAATATTGTCGTTTAGAATCTCATTGTATGGAATCGTATCAGATGTTGATTGATTATCCATAATCAATGTATCACATTCAATATTTGAACGGGCGCCATCCGCTTTACGTCCAAAATGAACCTGACCGCGATAAGTAACCTTACCGCCATGCTTAGAAATTGATTTTGAAACAATGGTTGAAGATGTATTCGGAGCCAAGTGAATCATTTTTGCTCCTGCATCCTGGTGCTGACCTTTACCGGCAATAGCAATCGATAATGTCAAACCACGTGCTCCTTCGCCTTTTAAAATAACGGCAGGATATTTCATTGTTAATTTCGAACCGATGTTACCATCAATCCATTCCATTGTCGCATTCGCTTCACAAACAGCACGCTTGGTAACAAGATTAAAGACGTTATTCGCCCAGTTTTGAATCGTAGTATAACGGCAATAAGCGTCTTTTTTGATAATAATTTCAACTACGGCACTGTGTAATGAATTGGTTGTGTAAACTGGTGCGGTACACCCTTCAACATAATGAACAGAGGCGCCTTCATCGACTATAATTAACGTCCGTTCAAATTGACCCATGTTTTCAGAGTTAATCCGGAAATACGCCTGTAATGGAGTATCTACTTTCACACCTGGCGGTACATAAATAAATGATCCTCCAGACCATACAGCAGAGTTTAACGCTGAAAACTTGTTATCTGTAGGCGGAATCGTTTTTCCAAAGTGCTCACGGAAGATATCTTCGTTCTCTCTTAAGGCAGAATCCGTATCTTTAAACACGATACCCATATCCTCAAGCTCTACCTTCATGTTATGATAAACAACTTCGGATTCATATTGGGCAGAAACCCCAGCAAGATACTTTTGCTCTGCTTCAGGAATTCCCAGCTTATCAAATGTTGCTTTAATTTCTTCTGGAACCTCATCCCAAGATTTCTCAGATCTCTCCGATGGTTTAACATAATAAGTAATTTCATCGAAGTTCAACGAAGCCATATCTCCGCCCCATTGTGGCATTGGCATTTTATAAAAATGTTCAAGTGATTTTAAGCGGAAGTCCAGCATCCATTGCGGCTCATTCTTAAGCTTTGAAATCTCTTTAACAATATCACTTGTCAATCCACGCTTTGATCGGAAGATGGAAACGTCTTTATCGGCAAAACCGTATTTATAATCACCGATTTCCGGCATCTTTTTAGCCATATCGTATTCCTCCATTTCATTAGGAAAGGCAAGCGCATTTGCTTAAAAAACATGACGCTAGGTTCGACAAAAGTCTTTCCCTATGCATTTCCTGTTATTGTTGTTCCTCTTCGGTTAAACCCTTTTCCATTGCCTTCCATGCTAACGTAGCACATTTAATTCTGGCTGGAAATTTAGCAACACCCTGAAGGGCTTCAATATCCCCTAAATCGATATCATCTGCATATTCTTTTCCTTGCATCATATCGGAAAATATCTTTGAAAGCTTTAAGGCTTCATCGACATTTTTCCCTTTAATTGCTTGGGTCATCATTGAAGCAGAAGACATTGAAATCGAACAGCCGTCGCCTTCAAATTTTGCATCAATGACTTTACCGTCTTCGACCTTAAAGGTCAGTTCGATTCGGTCCCCGCAAGTAGGATTATTCATATTAATTGTATGGCTTCCATCCTCTAAAATCCCGCGATTACGAGGTTTCTTATAATGGTCCATAATGACTTGACGGTAGAGATTATCTAAATTATTAGAAGACATCGCTGAAATACTCCTTTGTTTTAACAAGTCCTTCAACGAGCTTATCAATATCTTCTTCAGTGTTGTAAAGATAAAAGCTTGCACGTGCCGTAGCCGATACCTTTAGCCATCTCATTAATGGCTGTGCACAATGATGCCCCGCACGGACAGCTATACCTTCTGCATCGAGGACAGTTGCGACATCATGTGGATGTACATCACTTATATTAAAGGTAACAACGCCAACACGTTTAGCAGGATCCATCGGTCCATATATAGCCATACCAGGTACGGCAGACATTCTCTCGAGGGCATACGCTGCAAGCTTATGCTCGTGTTCGGCAATATTTTCTAAACCTATTGCTGTTAAGTAATCAATCGCTGCACCAAGTCCAATTGCTCCTGCAATAATTGGTGTGCCAGCTTCAAATTTCCAAGGGAGCTCTTTCCATGTTGATTCTTGTAAATGAACAAAATCAATCATTTCGCCACCGAACTCAATCGGCTCCATTTTTTCAAGCAGTTTTTTCTTTCCATATAGTACGCCGATACCTGTCGGTCCGCACATCTTATGTCCAGAAAAGGCAAGGAAATCACAATCTAAATCTTGAACATCAATCTTCATATGCGGAGCACTTTGGGCCGCATCCACCACCATAATCGCACCATTGGCATGGGCAATTTCCGCGATTTCCTTGACAGGATTAATCACACCAAGCACATTAGATACCTGCATAACAGATACAATTTTTGTTTTATCTGTTATGGTAGCACGGACATCCTCAAGCGAGATGGTTCCATCCTCTTGTAAAGGAATGTACTTCAACTCCGCTCCCGTCCGTCTTGCTACCTGTTGCCAAGGGATAATATTACTATGATGCTCCATATAGGTAATAACGATCTCATCACCGGTCTTTAAATTTGCTGCCGCATAGCTTGAAGCAACTGTATTTAATGCCGTTGTCGTTCCTCTTGTAAAAATAACTTCTTGTGTTGATTTAGCATTTATATACTTACGGACCTTTTCCCTTGAGCCTTCATAGGCATCAGTTGCCCGTGTACCTAATGTATGAACACCGCGGTGAACATTAGAATTGATTTCTTTGTAATATTTTTCAAGTGTCTCAATTACTTGGATCGGCTTTTGCGATGTAGCCGAGCTATCCAAGTAGACAAGCGGATGACCATTTACTTCTTGATTTAATATTGGAAAATCCCGACGAATATCCTGGATATTCATTATTGTACTTTCCTTTCAATCACTTCAGTTAGCTGTTTCTTTACTCCTTCAATCGGCAGTTGATTAACTACTGGAGCTAAGAAACCATGAATAACTAAACGCTCAGCTTCTTTTTTAGGGATACCGCGACTCATTAGATAATACAGCTGTACTGGGTCAACTCGCCCTACTGAAGCAGCGTGACCCGCTGTGACATCATCCTCATCAATAAGAAGAATTGGATTCGCATCACCGCGTGCTTTTTCGCTTAACATGAGGACACGAGATTCTTGAACGGCATTCGATTTTGATGCACCATGTTCAATTTTTCCAATACCATTGAATATAGAAGAGGCACTATCCTTCATCACACCGTGCTTGAGGATATAGCCTTCACTATTTTTCCCGAAATGAACAACCTTTGTTGTAAAGTTCTGCGTTTGCTCTCCACGGCCGACTACAACCGTTTTTGTATCGCCATATGAGCCATCACCAATAAGATTGGTTGTATTTTCTGAAATGGTATTACCATCATTCATTAATCCTAATGCCCATTCAATCCGAGCATCTCTTCCTGTAACACCACGACGGTTAACATATGTTGTAATTCCTTGAGCTAGGGTATCAACCGCACCAAACAGTACTTTTGCACCGTTTCCTACAAGAACTTCTGCAACAATATTAAATACCCCATCGTTAGATTCAACAGTTGAAATATAGTTTTCTACATAAGTAACAGAACTATTATCATCCGCTACAACAATCACATGATTGAAGAGGTTGGATTCTGCATTATCATGCACATAAATCGCTTGAATTGGTTCAGTAATCTCAACATTCTTAGGTACATACAAGAATACCCCGCCGTTTACTAGCGCTGCATGTAATGCTGTTAAACGGTGCTCGTCAGCCTTAATTCCTTCTGTCATAAAATATTTTTGAACAAGTTCGCCATGTTCACGAACCGCTGTAAAAATATCAGTGAAGATTACACCTTTGCTCTTTAATTCTTCTGTTACTGATAAAAAGGCTGGTGTTTGGTTCCGTTGTATATATAAATTTTTATTTACCGCATCTACGTCAACTAAAGCCCTTACTTCAAATGGAAGGTCTTCAAGTGAGTTGTACGATTCACTCTCAACTGTATGGGATTTAAATTGGGTAAAATTCCACTTATCTATTTTCGTTTTATCTGGTCTCGGCATTGGCAACGTTTCGCTGTTTTCTAATGCTGTTAAACGAATCGCTTCAAACCAAGCAGGTTCATTCATTTCCTTTGAAAAGGAACGAACAAACTCCTTATCAAATGGTAATTTCGTTTCTGTTGTCATTGTTATCCTCCTAACCTAACTTACGCTTCTTGCCCAACTGTTTCATCTTCAATTCCAAGTTCTTGCTTGATCCAGTCATATCCTTCTGCTTCTAAGCGCTGTGCAAGCTCTGGTCCGCCTGATTTCACAATACGGCCCTGCATCATAACGTGTACATAGTCAGGAGTGATATAGTTTAAAAGACGTTGATAGTGAGTAATAATTAAACAACCGAAATCTTCTCCTCGCATTTGATTGATACCTTTTGAAACAACTTTAAGGGCATCAATATCTAATCCAGAGTCAATTTCATCTAAGATAGCCATTTTCGGCTTAAGCATCATTAATTGAAGGATTTCATTACGCTTTTTCTCGCCGCCGGAGAAACCTTCATTCAAGTAGCGTTGCGCCATATCAAGATCCATTTCTAAGAACTCCATTTGCTTATCCATTTGGCGGATAAATTTCATTAGGGAGATTTCATTGCCTTCACCTAGACGAGCATTAAGCGCAGAACGTAAGAAATCGGCATTTGTTACACCGTTAATTTCACTTGGATATTGCATTGCAAGGAAAAGACCTGCGCGTGCACGCTCATCAACTTCCATTTCTAGAACGTTTTCATTGTCTAAAATAATATCTCCACTTGTTACTTCATATTTTGGGTGACCCATTATCGCTGAAGACAAAGTCGATTTTCCGGTTCCGTTTGGTCCCATGATTGCATGGATTTCTCCACCCTTTATTTCAAGGTTAATACCCTTTAAAATTTCTTTACCATCAATTTCTACATGTAAATCTTTAACCGTTAAAGTTGACCCAGCCATATTTATACCTCCGTAAAGATAGTTTTGTATCTTGAAGACCAAAAGCAGTTGGTCTCAATTTCTATTCTCATTTTATTCTCATTACAATCTTATAACAAATAGAATATGTTAGCAACTCCAAAGAAGTATTAACTTTAGTGAAAATGAAAAGAATTTATTTTTTCACTAAACACAACACAAATGAGAATGACTAATACAATACTGCTCACTTGTATAATGATAACATTTCTGGAATTTTCAACCTAGCTACTGCTTTTATATAAACAATTATCATTAAAATCATAACCTATTTTTTTGAATATTGCCAAGCCTAGAATCTATTTATTGCTACCTATTTTTACCTACAGAACAGGTTTCATGTATTTACATAAATAAAAAAAGGGAAGCCAGTGAAAAAACTTTCTGGCTTCCTGCTTTTAACTGTTAAATATTATCTTTTATACTAAATTTAAATGCTGTATAGGAGGTTATTCTCCTACCTGAACGGCACCTTGGTACTTCTCTTTAATGAAATCTTGAATTTTCTTTGATTTTAATACTTCAACAAGTGTCTTAATTTCATCGCGGTCTTTGTCCTCAGAACGAACGACAATTAGATTTGCCGGAACAACATCACTGCCTTCAAATGCGATTCCAGTCTTTCCGATATCAACACCGCCTTCTAGTGCATAGTTCGTATTAATGACAACCGCATCACCTTCACCGCTTTCGAAAGAAGAAGCTAATAATTTGGCTTCAATTAAAGTAGAGAAATCAAGATTCTTTGGATTTTCAACAATATCCTCTACTCTTGCATTCGCGCCTACACCTTCTTTAAGCTTAATCAAACCTTCTCTTTCAAAAATAGGTAAAATACGTCCATGGTCACTGAATGAATCACTCATAATAATTTTTGCACCTTCTGGAAGGTCTTTTAAGCTTTTATATTTTTTAGAATAAATACCAATTGGTTCCTTATGAACTTCCCCAACACTTACAAAATCAAAATCTTTATTTTCTTCCATTTGAAGTTCTAAATAACCTGGTGTTTGGAAATAGTTTGCATCAAGTTCTTTATCCCTTAACGTCACGTTTGGAAGAATATAATCTAGAAAGACTTTCACTTCAAGATCAATACCTTTTTCCTTAAGTAAAGGTTTTGCTGCTTCAAGTACTTCCGCATGCGGTACAGCCGTTGCACCTACAACTAATTTTTTGTTTCCATCCTTTTCTGCTGTTTCGTTTTTAGTACCTCCACATGCTGTTAGGGCCAAAGCTATTAATGCAATTACTATAAAACTGAATACTTTTTTCATTTTCTAATTCCTCCTCTAATTATCGTTTATCTGTTTTCTTGGTAAAATAATCTCCAATAAATTGGATGATAAAAACTAAAATTAAAATAGCAATGGTTGCAACTAACGTAACAAACGGTCTATTGCGCTGAAAACCTTCAAGGTAGGCAAAATGTCCAAGTCCTCCTGCTCCGATTACTCCGGCCATTGCTGTAAAGCCGACTAACGAAATAGCTGTTACGGTAATCCCTGAAATTAAGGCAGGTAAAGATTCTGGTATCAATACTTTAAAAATAATATGACCATGAGTTGCTCCCATTGATTGCGAGGCCTCAATCACACC from Neobacillus sp. FSL H8-0543 includes:
- a CDS encoding glycerate kinase, producing the protein MGKIFLLAPDSFKESMTAKEVCEAMEIGIKRAMPDAECIHVPMADGGEGTVQSLIDATGGTLIKKEVTGPLGKPVMAQYGILGDGKTGVIEMASASGIHYVTKETKNPLITTTFGTGELIRDCIEKGITDIILGIGGSATNDGGTGMAAALGYKFLDKDGNELPLGGGYLGELDTIDTSDVNPQLKKINIIVASDVTNPLCGERGASAVFGPQKGATPEMVQILDKNLRHYGNIVKEQIGIDMIDIPGAGGAGGLGGGLLAFTNATMKKGIEIVIEYTKLKEKLHNVDYCFTGEGGIDFQTKFGKAPFGVAQAAKSVNGGIKVIALAGYVGQDVETLYDEGFDAIFGIVPGAADLESLLVTGKENVSRTSESIARLLN
- a CDS encoding Na+/H+ antiporter NhaC family protein; the encoded protein is MAAALDISWIGALSGLALAIILILFRLAPTYALILGAIVGAFIGGANFADSVSILVTGTQSVQGTVIRIIAAGVFAGVMMESGAAETIAKVIVDKLGGTKAMLSLALATMIITAVGVFIPVAVLIVAPIALSVGNKMGYSKIAILVALSGGGKAGNIISPNPNTIAAAGGFDLDVNQVMIGGLVPAIFGVIVTVIIASIIKYKGTKVTDAEAAELEKASSSNLPVLSKALVTPVIAIVLLMISPIGSMIGVDALAKLKIDSLFILPFAGVVGSLALGKRKQILDYCTAGLNRMTPTILIIIGAGAIGGLITASDLPEQVVALVETSGISGTFLAPIAGILMAAATASTSTGVILATGSFSDAILNTGVAPLSAAVMTHAGATVIDHLPHGTYFHVTRNAMNMTMKDRMKVVGYESIVGVTMTIVAIILFGFIL
- a CDS encoding cysteine desulfurase, with translation MNIQDIRRDFPILNQEVNGHPLVYLDSSATSQKPIQVIETLEKYYKEINSNVHRGVHTLGTRATDAYEGSREKVRKYINAKSTQEVIFTRGTTTALNTVASSYAAANLKTGDEIVITYMEHHSNIIPWQQVARRTGAELKYIPLQEDGTISLEDVRATITDKTKIVSVMQVSNVLGVINPVKEIAEIAHANGAIMVVDAAQSAPHMKIDVQDLDCDFLAFSGHKMCGPTGIGVLYGKKKLLEKMEPIEFGGEMIDFVHLQESTWKELPWKFEAGTPIIAGAIGLGAAIDYLTAIGLENIAEHEHKLAAYALERMSAVPGMAIYGPMDPAKRVGVVTFNISDVHPHDVATVLDAEGIAVRAGHHCAQPLMRWLKVSATARASFYLYNTEEDIDKLVEGLVKTKEYFSDVF
- the sufC gene encoding Fe-S cluster assembly ATPase SufC — its product is MAGSTLTVKDLHVEIDGKEILKGINLEIKGGEIHAIMGPNGTGKSTLSSAIMGHPKYEVTSGDIILDNENVLEMEVDERARAGLFLAMQYPSEINGVTNADFLRSALNARLGEGNEISLMKFIRQMDKQMEFLEMDLDMAQRYLNEGFSGGEKKRNEILQLMMLKPKMAILDEIDSGLDIDALKVVSKGINQMRGEDFGCLIITHYQRLLNYITPDYVHVMMQGRIVKSGGPELAQRLEAEGYDWIKQELGIEDETVGQEA
- the sufB gene encoding Fe-S cluster assembly protein SufB, coding for MAKKMPEIGDYKYGFADKDVSIFRSKRGLTSDIVKEISKLKNEPQWMLDFRLKSLEHFYKMPMPQWGGDMASLNFDEITYYVKPSERSEKSWDEVPEEIKATFDKLGIPEAEQKYLAGVSAQYESEVVYHNMKVELEDMGIVFKDTDSALRENEDIFREHFGKTIPPTDNKFSALNSAVWSGGSFIYVPPGVKVDTPLQAYFRINSENMGQFERTLIIVDEGASVHYVEGCTAPVYTTNSLHSAVVEIIIKKDAYCRYTTIQNWANNVFNLVTKRAVCEANATMEWIDGNIGSKLTMKYPAVILKGEGARGLTLSIAIAGKGQHQDAGAKMIHLAPNTSSTIVSKSISKHGGKVTYRGQVHFGRKADGARSNIECDTLIMDNQSTSDTIPYNEILNDNISLEHEAKVSKVSEEQLFYLMSRGISQQEATEMIVMGFIEPFTKELPMEYAVEMNRLIKFEMEGSIG
- the sufD gene encoding Fe-S cluster assembly protein SufD, with protein sequence MTTETKLPFDKEFVRSFSKEMNEPAWFEAIRLTALENSETLPMPRPDKTKIDKWNFTQFKSHTVESESYNSLEDLPFEVRALVDVDAVNKNLYIQRNQTPAFLSVTEELKSKGVIFTDIFTAVREHGELVQKYFMTEGIKADEHRLTALHAALVNGGVFLYVPKNVEITEPIQAIYVHDNAESNLFNHVIVVADDNSSVTYVENYISTVESNDGVFNIVAEVLVGNGAKVLFGAVDTLAQGITTYVNRRGVTGRDARIEWALGLMNDGNTISENTTNLIGDGSYGDTKTVVVGRGEQTQNFTTKVVHFGKNSEGYILKHGVMKDSASSIFNGIGKIEHGASKSNAVQESRVLMLSEKARGDANPILLIDEDDVTAGHAASVGRVDPVQLYYLMSRGIPKKEAERLVIHGFLAPVVNQLPIEGVKKQLTEVIERKVQ
- a CDS encoding sugar diacid recognition domain-containing protein; translation: MYELTHNQAQTIVNKMMNDIPFNINIMDKTGVIIGSGNKERIGTLHHGAVAAIEQREIIEIRKDEEFVKKGINLPIELNDAIIGVVGISGEVVKTRPFANLVKSAVILLIEQSVSLKKENLEKNLKQEFFNLITDPETTYTKELTDQALAYGIMLNNPSQIVYVGFPYNIDKENINNFTSFKISNHAYCFVVQEANKIKLLQEQIENQFPDAFISISKMNDKISEGFLQAKSAMRVLKGVFPHEKVISYSRCEFIADMAELQRKDSKTEIQSHFLDKNDELIKTLQVYLSCNLNANQTVTQLIIHRNTLNYRLNRIFKITGKDPKNIFELVELIFILINRLK
- a CDS encoding MetQ/NlpA family ABC transporter substrate-binding protein, which produces MKKVFSFIVIALIALALTACGGTKNETAEKDGNKKLVVGATAVPHAEVLEAAKPLLKEKGIDLEVKVFLDYILPNVTLRDKELDANYFQTPGYLELQMEENKDFDFVSVGEVHKEPIGIYSKKYKSLKDLPEGAKIIMSDSFSDHGRILPIFEREGLIKLKEGVGANARVEDIVENPKNLDFSTLIEAKLLASSFESGEGDAVVINTNYALEGGVDIGKTGIAFEGSDVVPANLIVVRSEDKDRDEIKTLVEVLKSKKIQDFIKEKYQGAVQVGE
- the sufU gene encoding Fe-S cluster assembly sulfur transfer protein SufU, with protein sequence MSSNNLDNLYRQVIMDHYKKPRNRGILEDGSHTINMNNPTCGDRIELTFKVEDGKVIDAKFEGDGCSISMSSASMMTQAIKGKNVDEALKLSKIFSDMMQGKEYADDIDLGDIEALQGVAKFPARIKCATLAWKAMEKGLTEEEQQ